One Rhinolophus ferrumequinum isolate MPI-CBG mRhiFer1 chromosome X, mRhiFer1_v1.p, whole genome shotgun sequence genomic window, CAGAACTAAGAATGTTTCGTACGTTAAATATTGGGAAATGAGGAGTTCAATTTGCTCCCTTCCTCCAACTTTTCACAAATGTActcctttcatttctatttatgttttgAGAATATTGGAAAATAATACCTGACAAAGCTTAAAGATGAAGTTTCCAATCACAAAACAAAAGGATTATTTTAGTCTATTTAAGCCTAAATTTGGCGCtgtcccttttttatttttttagtttatttttttgtttttgtttttatttattattattattttttgactaacacaacacatttttctttagtatatttTCGGTCAGTTGAGCATTAAGGACAAAACATCAAAAGCatgtaacatattttttcttGGAACTTAATTCTTTTTCATGGGAAAAACTGAGTGTCATGGCAGTTCCACGATTTAAAAATGTGGCCTTTATGTACATTTCAAAGTCGcgtcttttgttctctttttactcTTGTTTCCACTACTATCTCACCCCGTGTCCTCACTCTTTATGTTTAATCTATATGTTTCTGAACTTTATTCTTATCTTTACTTGAATACTTTTTTCCTTAGAAGACCATGAAAGTGTTAGTCTGATTTAGTTTGTATATGATCCTACTCTAGGAGAGGCAATGTCATACCAGTGAAAAGCATACAGGCCCCAGAAAATTCAAAAGAGCTGCCTTCACAGCCTGAGTCTGCTACTGATTAGCTGTGTTTTTCTACACAAATAACTTAACTATGGCTTCTTTACTTATGATATAAATGATGATTATCCACTTCTTTAAGTAGTTATGAGGGTTAAACTAAATAACACATGTAAACATCCAGTTCAGGTCTGGCAAACAGGCAGTACTTGGAATATGGTTGCTACTATTGTTTGtattaatattgttttttctgtttttttgtttttgttttttaattttagattgtGAGACCTGGGAGAACTAATTGGCTTGCTCTACTGCTTGATATAAAGAGTTGCAAACACATTTCAATATTGTCCCTGATTGCCTCCGAAGGCTAGGAAAATTACTcagatctttctttctctctgtatagCAGAACTAAATCATCTACCAGGGAGTAGTGATGGCTATTAGCTGATTAGTTTTCTCCAAATATGTTGACCTTACAGTAATCTATAAATACTAGGTGGtggttgttatttgtttttccattattaGGGTTTTCATGGATCAGTTTGGAAATCCTATGTGTTCATGTGACTGTATAAATGGAATTACGAAAGTGAATTTCAGCATAAAAATTTTGGAGATAGCTACcatgtgttttttccctttaagcAATATCTtccaatggttttattttttaggagCATTTTTAGCACTTCTGTGACAACCCTTCCCCCAAGCAAATCAGGGAATATCAAAGAACAGTGGGGGCTGTTAAAAATGGTATTCTGGAGCATCATTCTGATTTCCCTTAGGGAACCATTTTGACATTTTATCAGACTGTGTCTAGTAGTCTAAGGAGCTTTTACTTATATTTAAGACTTAAAATCCATAAAAACCgattgtattttttgttgtatttgcatttatatagatcctttaatatattttatatcatagtTCTTTTACAGACCGATGaattatatagttttattgcAAGGACCGTAGCTAGTAAAATTGACagctattatttataaaagtCCCCCTTTTACACATGTCTGCGTGTGAGAAGGAATGTTACAGATTATGTAAAAGCGTAAATGGAGGGGAATTAACACCTATCAGTTATTGCCTTTCAGTGTCAACAGTGATCAGTAAAACATACTGAGTAAATGgatattaaagaatttttatcGGCTCAGACAACCAAGTACATTCACCTCAAGTACCATCATATCAGAGCTCCCTTCCATGGTATGAGGATGGGCTTTTGGCCAGGACATATTTCTAGAGGTGGCAATCATTTATTCACAACTTGCACTTGGACTCTTGGCTATAGAAGGGATGCTTGAAAGCTATGTATCACTAAAAAGGATTCTACCAATCATTAACATAAATGATAGAATCCTGTCTACACTTCAGGGCTAGTTTCACAGCAGACAATCGGGAAGATTTACCATGTATTTGTAAGAATACACAGATTGTGCAATAAGCAAGTGAGAAATCTAATGgactgggggaaagaaaaaaaagacaatttatagAAAATGCAGTTTATCCCATAAATTAGGAGTTTTACTATTTTCTAAATTCAATTCTACCTGAAggtctatctttaaaaaaaaaaataattgcatgcCTTACAATACTAATGTATCAGTGTATTAACCAGCAGGAATCCTTCTGATCCACACAATGGGGGGGGGGTCTTCTCTGCTTCTTTGAAAACAGATGTTTGATCTTTCATATAacttaaattcaataaaaatatgcttCAAGGACTACTGTAACAATTTTAACTGATGCTATCTTACATACAGTTGAGGATCTTTGGCGTGTATATGAATTAAAAACTGGTTCATATGTGTATATTAACCCTTTACAAATAACCAGAAAACCCTAGAATTGAATGATTTATGTAACACTTATCATAGAATTAAGCATCTTAAGGTTAAAAAGTTCCTGCCCTAGActatgtccccccaaattcatttgttgaaatctaatccccagTGGGATGGAATTTGGAGATgaggcttttgggaggtgattaggtgatgagggcagagccctcaggagtgggattagtgctcttataaaagagacctcagagagaTCCCTTCCCCCATAGGCCATGAAAAGATAGccagctatgaaccaggaagctggTGCCAGACACCATacctgccggcaccttgatccTGGACTCCCATTTAGTTATCTCCATGGTTCTCCTATCTGGCTTACCATTAGAATCCACCTGAGGAGCTTTACAAAATAGATTCCTGATTCCAaaccagacctactgaatcaaattTTCCAGGAATAGTGGAGTGTAGAAAACTTTTTCCAATGCCTTCTGTGGGGTTCTTGACAAGGCAGGTCTGAGAAACCATGGATTTAGACCAAAGCCAACCAAATTTGGTGGAGTTTTATCTCTAATTATATTCAGAAATGGAAATTCCACTAGGTTCATAGGTAATGtgtatttggaattaattttcaCTGTCATGATAtagtttcaaatgtttttttttcctgcaaaacaAAACTGTAGGCCCCAGTTTGACTCACCTTAGAAACTGTCATCCAGCTTTGCTCTTTTTATCAgctattcaaaatattaaagggTTATATTTAATTATCTCCCaggcatttttttgtttataataaccCAGcctcttaaaatcttttttttatcaGCCCTACTTTCCAAGTCTTTAATGGCTTTTGCTGTTCTTCTCAGGAATCTAGTTTCTCCAAATATGGAGACGTAGCTACCAATAGCATGAAAACTCTGAGAAATATGAAGTTGAATAATAACTAATCTTGCTAGAATATCCATTTCTAATGTCAGGAAATTAAAACTTGGCTGTTTCAATTTTGGTCAACCATTAGGACAGATAATTATTACGACATAAGCATTTCTACAGTCAATCCAGACcttatgaaaatacaaatgaaaatacgATCCAACCATTATCTTCTCAAGAATAACAAACCTTTTTGAACTTGGactttcacatctttttttttttaatagcatctaaacacacacatgtacataaacATATGCATAACTGTCTGAGGGTTAATTGGACCACTGTGATCAGAAACAGTTAACATAACTCTGACAACATTGAATAACCTAATTTCTAACAACTAAAATAAGATCAAAATAAGGTCTTTAAACTAATCATTAGCCCcctcacaaagaaaaataatgaatttaagcCAATTAGCTGAACTTATCTAATATGCTGAAATCTGAACTAACCCCTACTTTTTTCTACTGAATTTTTTCAAAACCTAAATCAACAAATGAACCAGCtggaactggaaaaaataaacttatatagtttctaaaactgaaatatcAAGACAGAGCAAAACTGAAATATCAAAACATCTGCCACACTGATTCTGAATTGCCTTTCTTCTGAAACTTTATTTAGTTTAATTCCTTAGTTCAAACAGCCAAATGTGGATATAGCTATATTTTTTCTGGTTCAACAGACAAGTTGATTCTCAGGGGAGCAGGAACATAAACTCTTAATCAAAAATCACCTAGCTTCATCTAGTTAACTCTGGTAAATTAAAGTCAGTTTCTCCTAAATACTTTCAGTTGGATGAATCtgtatgttttttcctttgtcctgAAAACATACAGACGTATACATCATTTCAACTGCAATGACTATTGCATAACACCATTTAGTGTATGAATTTTCTTGCTAGTTTTCCTGGGAATTCTCTTTTACTTGGTGGCAACACAGGATACCTATTTCATAGTTTTCTAGTAAGAAAGCATTATGTggaacaatatttaaataaactcagTTGATTGATCCCGTTATTTGTAAGCTGAGTTTCAGTGTAATATACTTTCAGTCCCAGAGGTTAATAAGCATCAAAATCTGCATTACAAGACTATTCTGGGGTGTGTGTCTGTCTAACACCTGATTTCTGTGCagtcattttaacatttcaaagcAGTTTCACAtctattattccatttaatctccatatttttaaaaaagtatgcttacgtattatgtatttaaaattcccCCACCATCAAAGCAACACAacttagatatttaaataaaaaacagaacaagacaaacaaatgaagaaacaaaaactcatagacacagagggtaaggggggaggaggttctagaagagagtaaatggggtcaaatatatggtgatggaagaactgattctgggtggtgaacacacaatgtgagatatagacgatgtattacagaattgtgcacctgaaatctatgtaactttactaacaattgtcaccccaataaactttaattgatttaaaaagaaaaaaaaatcatttgctaCTACAACTGAAAAGAATTACTTCACATTTTATGTTGCgttctcctgtttctttctcttgtttataATGGTATATATACTTGTCAGTTTTGCCCATGTCATCATTTAGTATGTGTTTTTAAGTTCCTACTACATGCAAGAGCCCTTGCTAGATGCTAaggagaatacaaaaaaaaaaaaaaaagagtgaaatagaATATTTGGCTTTCAGGGTATCTGCATTCTAATAAGGAAAGTAAATACACTATTCTAAGTAAAATTGATGTtcctcacattttaaatttagtccCACCAGAATGTTGGTTTCATGTCTGTCTTTCCTGCTTGACAATGAATCACCTGAAGGCAGTATTGAGTCTTGTTGATTTTCCAGTCCTAGCATGGAGCTCAGTGTTGGGCATGTCCTAGAGGGTTGCTGTTTCATGTCGCTCCGTTTTAAATCCTTTAATTTCTCCTTATTGCCTTAAAGATAGAATTCAACCCCTCAGCATGTGAGGTAGGCCCTTTGTGATTTAGGTCTGCACTGTCCTGTGTACGTGTCCTACTGCCATGTatattgagcacttgaaacgtAACTAGTCTGAACTGAGATGGTCTTAAAAGTAAAATGCACATTAGATTTGACCTAGTGTGAAAGCCGTGATGTAAAAGGTCTAATTAATAATTATCTTGATGACATGTTGAAATGACATTGTGGTTAtattaagtttattaaaatgaatttcatctttgtttttttaacaaatgtggtactaggaaattttaaattatatatatatatatatacatatatggctCACATTTATGACCCCTATTTTTGTTGACAGAGATGCTCAagccccctgcccacctcctcttATTTTCCACATGCACCTTGTTTTTACCCTTAAAAAGTCTCTTTGCTGTCTTCCAAAAGTGCATGCTAAATTCCTGCCACAGTACCTTTGCAGGTCTGTCTGGCATACATGCTCTTCTTAGCACAGTCCATTGGCAAAGGCACTGCACCACCTCAGACCACTCCCTCCCAAGACCTGTTTTAGACACCATGTCTATACCACAACATCCTTCACAAAGGTTTTCTAGGGCTCACCACACTCTATTGTATTTCTTGGTTTACttctgccttttttgttgttgtcgttaaggagggtgcagctcacagtggcccatgcagggatcgaaccagcaaccttcgtgttattagcaccaggctctaaccaactgagctaaccggccacccctactTCTGCCTTTTTTAAGACTGGTTCTGATTCTTTTTGAATCTCCTGCATTGAACAGTTTCTGGCTTAGAATAATTCttaatgtttgttgaaggaatgCAAGAAGGACCTGGCTGAATAGCAAATCTAAAGGGAAAGGTTAAGgtcttttttctctgaatttggATGATAGCTTTAACCCAAACACACCACCCTTGACCCCCACCTCCCAAAAGAGTCCATAATGGACCCAAAATTCTTCTACTCTGCTcaccaaataaaataaaccaaaataaaagcaCCAACCTGAAATAAAAGCCACTAGAGTCTCATATAGAAGagtaaacatttaattttgagaaaagttTAACTTTCAGAAAACCAAAGTCTCAAATCCTTGTGTTGTCTTGTCGCTCTGATGTTAGAAAGTCATTTGAAAATAACTGGTACAACTGGAAACTATGCAGCTGGAAACTGCTGAGGAAAAAACAGTGACAACGTCTTTCAAAACAGTCATTCAGTCATTTCTTATCAGTAACACAACTTTTCATTCTAGGACACAGTGGTTCTGCAGGGTGGGCTTCATCCTTCTCTTCAGAAAAGTTGGTAAACTCCATGGCAACCAGGATCAAAGGGAGCCGCCTCGTTCATCTGCACATTGTAATTAGGAGGTACAGCTCCAATCGCATGGGTGCCATGGTTATATCCAAGAAAATACTGTCCACTGTAGTTATGAAAAACCGGCTGGTCGCTGTAGACATTGTAGAAATCGCCATACTCTTCATCAGGAAAAACAAAGCCTTGATTGCAGGCTGCCAACGGAACAGGAACGAGCATCGTAGAAGAGCTCTCGCCGCCTCCAACCGCCCCACAAACATTTTGGTCGGCTGTGAAAGCATTTGGGTTTGCGGGCAACGCTCTGTCTCCCCAGGGATTGCCTACACTGGGAAGGGGAGCATCTCTTTCTCCCATCTGTTGCGGCTTCAGATTTGGATTCCGTAGTGCAATTTTAACTTCACACCGCCCGGAGCCGATGAAATGGTACTTCGCTTCTAACAGCTTTCTCACTGCGGTTTCCTCAGCATATGAGATAAAGCAGAAAGCTCgtctttcatttgttcttcgACTCACTGGAAGCTCAATATTCTCAATCACTCCAAATGTCCCAAAGTACTCTCTGATTTTTTCTTCAGGCATTCGAGGGTTCAGCCCACCC contains:
- the LOC117011862 gene encoding heterogeneous nuclear ribonucleoprotein D-like, producing the protein MRKLSETKDLPEGFKIEVSKNQPVGNKMFIGGLSADISKQALREYLSQFGEVVDFIIKTHPNTGLPRGFGFVLFKDKATVEKVLQIQEHIVCGRKIELKRAKVMESKFCPRKVFVGGLNPRMPEEKIREYFGTFGVIENIELPVSRRTNERRAFCFISYAEETAVRKLLEAKYHFIGSGRCEVKIALRNPNLKPQQMGERDAPLPSVGNPWGDRALPANPNAFTADQNVCGAVGGGESSSTMLVPVPLAACNQGFVFPDEEYGDFYNVYSDQPVFHNYSGQYFLGYNHGTHAIGAVPPNYNVQMNEAAPFDPGCHGVYQLF